CTACATTCTATAATGTAATCACGATCATTTGAGTCTATTGCTTCTTTTAGAGTTTTAATTGCCATATCAATTTTTTCCATTTCATTTTTTGCAAGAAGATTTGGCATCTCCCTAATAGCATTTTCTATATTATAAAGCAAAGATTTTGTGTTAATAATTGTTTCTTGTAACAATTTCTTATTATGATCACTAGCCGCATTTTGATAAGCATTTTCTAAAATCTCGGTAATCTCACTTTCATTTAAACCATAACTTGGTTTTATTTCAATGTTATGCGATATATTACTATTTTTTTCTAGAGCTGACACTGACAAAATGCCATCTGCATCAATAGAAAATGTTACTTCTATCCTAACTCCCCCTGCTTTCATTAGTGGCAATTTTAGTTCAAATTTTGCAAGTGACCGACAATCCTCTACCATTTCTCTCTCCCCCTGTACCACATGTAGCTTCATAGAAGTTTGGTTATCCACATAATTGGTAAACTCCTTAGTAACCGATATCGGTATAGGGCTATTACGCAGAATAATTTTTTCAGTAATTCCTCCATTTAGTTCAATACCAAGTGACAAAGGCACTACATCGATTAATAAGGAATTAATATTTGCAGAAGTTAGGTTCTCTGCTTGCAGAGCCGCACCCCATACTACCGCCTTATCTGGGTTAATATCTGAAAAAATAATAGTATTAAATGTTTGTCTTAAACTCTTACT
This genomic interval from Candidatus Tisiphia endosymbiont of Dioctria linearis contains the following:
- a CDS encoding Hsp70 family protein, giving the protein MRGATLVATKQSIKVTKNGLLHSTTPRNDTSLLRINANRVSYIYEEKMWELDIENFERLIAPLVERTIAITKDTLEQAKNPDISGIILVGGSTRIPLISKSLRQTFNTIIFSDINPDKAVVWGAALQAENLTSANINSLLIDVVPLSLGIELNGGITEKIILRNSPIPISVTKEFTNYVDNQTSMKLHVVQGEREMVEDCRSLAKFELKLPLMKAGGVRIEVTFSIDADGILSVSALEKNSNISHNIEIKPSYGLNESEITEILENAYQNAASDHNKKLLQETIINTKSLLYNIENAIREMPNLLAKNEMEKIDMAIKTLKEAIDSNDRDYIIECSKNFESITEHFLAERLNSTVEGLLKGKHINEIN